A genome region from Arachis duranensis cultivar V14167 chromosome 8, aradu.V14167.gnm2.J7QH, whole genome shotgun sequence includes the following:
- the LOC107463211 gene encoding cellulose synthase A catalytic subunit 1 [UDP-forming] encodes MEATAGMVAGSHKRNELVRIRHDSTDSGSKPLKNLNGQICQICGDTVGLTATGDVFVACNECAFPVCRPCYEYERKDGNQSCPQCKTRYKRHRGSPRVEGDDEEDDIDDIDNEFNYNSQGNTKAKRQWEEDADLSSSSRRDPQQPIPLLTNGQPMSGEIPTPDTQSVRTTSGPLGPSDKVHSLAYTDPRQPVPVRTVDPTKDLNSYGLGNVDWKERVEGWKLKQEKNMVQMTGRYNEGKGGDIEGTGSNGEELQMVDDARQPLSRVVPIPSSQLTPYRVVIILRLIILGFFLQYRVTHPVNDAYPLWLTSVICEIWFALSWLLDQFPKWFPINRETYLERLALRYDRDGEPSQLAPVDVFVSTVDPLKEPPLVTANTVLSILSVDYPVDKVSCYVSDDGSAMLTFEALSETAEFAKKWVPFCKKHSIEPRAPEFYFQQKIDYLKDKIQPSFVKERRAMKREYEEFKVRINALVAKAQKMPEEGWTMQDGTPWPGNNPRDHPGMIQVFLGHSGGLDTDGNELPRLVYVSREKRPGFQHHKKAGAMNALIRVSAVLTNGAYLLNVDCDHYFNNSKALKEAMCFMMDPAFGKKTCYVQFPQRFDGIDLHDRYANRNIVFFDINLKGLDGIQGPVYVGTGCCFNRQALYGYDPVLTEEDLEPNIIVKSCWGSRKKGSGGHKRFNDKKRGVKRTESTVPIFNMEDIEEGVEGYDDERSLLMSQKSLEKRFANPATLLKEAIHVISCGYEDKTEWGKEIGWIYGSVTEDILTGFKMHARGWISIYCMPPRPAFKGSAPINLSDRLNQVLRWALGSIEIFLSRHCPLWYGYNGRLKPLQRFAYINTIVYPLTSIPLLAYCTLPAFCLLTNKFIIPEISNFASMWFILLFVSIFATSILELRWSGVSIEDWWRNEQFWVIGGTSAHLFAVFQGLLKVLAGIDTNFTVTSKASDDDGEFAELYVFKWTSLLIPPTTVLIVNLVGIVAGVSYAINSGYQSWGPLFGKLFFAIWVIAHLYPFLKGLLGRQNRTPTIVIVWSILLASIFSLLWVRIDPFTNGSNKSSSGQCGIDC; translated from the exons atggaggcaACCGCTGGAATGGTTGCTGGATCACACAAACGGAACGAGCTTGTTCGGATTCGCCACGATTCTACCGATAGTGGG TCTAAGCCTTTGAAGAATTTAAATGGCCAAATCTGTCAAATATGTGGTGATACTGTTGGCTTAACTGCCACTGGTGATGTCTTTGTTGCCTGCAATGAGTGTGCCTTCCCGGTTTGTCGTCCGTGTTACGAGTATGAAAGGAAGGATGGGAACCAGTCTTGTCCCCAGTGCAAGACAAGATACAAGAGGCACAGAG GGAGTCCTCGAGTAGAGGGGGACGATGAGGAGGATGATATTGATGATATAGATAATGAATTCAATTATAATAGCCAGGGAAATACCAAGGCAAAGCGGCAGTGGGAAGAAGATGCTGACCTTTCTTCATCTTCTAGACGTGATCCTCAACAACCGATTCCACTTCTCACAAATGGACAGCCG ATGTCGGGTGAGATTCCTACTCCTGATACTCAATCTGTGCGAACTACATCGGGTCCTTTGGGTCCATCTGACAAGGTTCACTCACTTGCCTATACTGATCCACGGCAACCAG TTCCTGTAAGAACTGTTGATCCAACCAAGGACTTAAATTCTTATGGCCTGGGTAATGTTGACTGGAAAGAAAGGGTTGAAGGTTGGAAACTCAAGCAGGAGAAAAATATGGTGCAAATGACTGGTAGATACAATGAAGGGAAAGGAGGTGACATCGAAGGAACTGGTTCTAATGGGGAAGAACTTCAAAT GGTTGATGATGCTAGACAGCCGTTGAGTCGTGTGGTGCCTATTCCTTCATCTCAGCTGACCCCTTATCGTGTTGTTATTATACTCCGGCTGATTATTCTCGGGTTCTTCTTACAATACCGTGTAACTCATCCTGTGAATGATGCATACCCACTATGGTTGACTTCAGTTATTTGTGAGATTTGGTTTGCCTTATCCTGGCTCTTGGATCAGTTTCCAAAATGGTTTCCCATTAACCGTGAGACATATCTTGAAAGGCTTGCATTAAG GTATGACCGTGATGGAGAACCGTCACAATTGGCCCCTGTTGATGTTTTTGTCAGTACAGTGGATCCACTCAAAGAGCCTCCGCTTGTAACTGCAAACACTGTTTTGTCCATTCTTTCTGTTGATTACCCTGTAGACAAGGTTTCCTGCTACGTATCAGACGATGGTTCAGCTATGTTAACTTTTGAAGCCCTATCAGAAACAGCTgagtttgcaaagaagtgggTGCCCTTCTGCAAAAAGCACAGTATTGAGCCAAGAGCCCCTGAGTTTTATTTTCAACAGAAGATTGATTACTTGAAGGACAAGATTCAACCTTCTTTTGTAAAGGAGAGACGAGCAATGAAG AGAGAATATGAAGAATTCAAAGTGAGGATCAATGCCCTTGTAGCTAAAGCTCAAAAGATGCCAGAAGAAGGATGGACAATGCAAGATGGAACTCCTTGGCCTGGAAATAATCCCAGGGATCATCCTGGAATGATTCAA GTATTTCTAGGTCATAGTGGTGGTCTCGACACAGATGGAAATGAGCTACCTAGACTTGTATATGTTTCTCGTGAGAAGCGACCTGGCTTCCAGCATCACAAAAAGGCCGGAGCTATGAATGCCTTG ATTCGAGTTTCTGCTGTGTTGACCAATGGTGCATATCTTCTGAATGTCGATTGTGATCACTACTTCAATAATAGCAAAGCTCTTAAGGAAGCCATGTGCTTCATGATGGATCCTGCTTTTGGAAAGAAAACATGCTATGTACAATTTCCTCAGAGGTTCGATGGCATTGACTTGCACGATCGATATGCCAATCGCAATATTGTGTTCTTTGAT ATCAACTTGAAGGGTCTGGATGGTATTCAAGGCCCAGTCTATGTCGGAACTGGTTGCTGTTTCAATAGGCAGGCTCTGTATGGTTATGATCCCGTGTTGACCGAGGAAGATTTGGAACCTAACATTATTGTGAAGAGTTGTTGGGGTTCTAGGAAGAAGGGATCGGGTGGCCACAAAAGATTCAATGACAAGAAGAGGGGTGTTAAAAGAACTGAATCCACTGTTCCCATCTTTAATATGGAAGACATAGAAGAGGGTGTTGAAG GGTATGATGATGAGAGGTCACTTCTTATGTCGCAAAAGAGCTTAGAGAAACGATTTG CCAACCCTGCAACTCTTCTTAAGGAAGCAATCCATGTTATCAGCTGTGGTTATGAAGACAAAACAGAATGGGGCAAAGAG ATTGGATGGATCTATGGTTCTGTGACTGAAGATATTTTGACCGGGTTTAAGATGCATGCACGTGGTTGGATTTCCATTTATTGCATGCCACCTCGCCCGGCATTCAAGGGTTCAGCTCCTATCAATCTTTCTGATCGTCTTAACCAGGTGCTTCGGTGGGCCTTGGGTTCAATTGAGATCTTTCTAAGTAGGCATTGTCCCTTGTGGTATGGGTACAATGGGAGGTTGAAGCCTCTTCAGAGATTCGCTTATATTAACACTATCGTCTACCCTCTTACCTCAATTCCACTGCTTGCATACTGTACCCTTCCAGCATTTTGTCTTCTCACCAATAAATTTATCATTCCTGAG ATAAGCAACTTCGCCAGCATGTGGTTTATCCTCCTTTTCGTCTCCATTTTCGCTACTTCAATCCTCGAGCTTAGGTGGAGTGGGGTCAGCATAGAAGACTGGTGGAGGAACGAACAGTTCTGGGTCATCGGTGGCACATCAGCACATCTTTTTGCAGTGTTCCAAGGTCTTCTCAAGGTGCTAGCTGGAATTGATACAAACTTCACCGTCACGTCAAAGGCCTCAGATGACGACGGGGAGTTTGCTGAGCTTTATGTGTTCAAATGGACGTCGCTCCTCATCCCACCGACAACAGTGCTCATTGTGAATTTAGTAGGGATAGTTGCCGGTGTGTCGTACGCCATAAACAGTGGCTACCAATCTTGGGGTCCATTGTTTGGAAAACTCTTCTTTGCCATTTGGGTCATTGCACATCTATATCCATTCTTGAAGGGTCTTTTGGGAAGGCAAAACAGAACACCAACCATTGTTATTGTTTGGTCTATTCTTCTTGCTTCTATATTCTCGTTGCTTTGGGTCAGAATTGATCCTTTCACCAATGGCTCCAACAAATCATCCTCTGGTCAATGTGGCATAGACTGTTAA